In Geothermobacter ehrlichii, a single window of DNA contains:
- a CDS encoding B12-binding domain-containing radical SAM protein yields the protein MGIGSITFLTLHVRPSAQAVPLAAGCLAAALPPERQRDCRLLDFTLRDPIERIVAAVVDTDPDLLVLPVYVWNRRQLAAVVRNIRRNRPQLKILAGGPEASARPAALLAEGICDLVLRGEGETTFPELVDALDRDDGWQQMAGLCWLEAEGMRVNPFPATPLAPEQLPSPWLSGVLKPQPGGGVLWETARGCAFGCDFCFDAGGQRRVRPLPDERLEAELELFCEAGVGQVWILDSTFNHPPQRGKKLLQLLRDRAPGIHFHLEAKADFLDRETAALLAEIDCSVQVGLQSADPDVLRRVHRPFNPRVFVQAMNLLNSEQVTYGLDLIYGLPGDDFAGFCRSLDFALGFAPNHLDIFPLAILPGTDLASRAEREGIVWQQEPPYEIRATPQLPEEDLERCRELAAAVDLFYNTGRAVGLLPGLLQSLGVEAVDFFQDFTRWLKEEQGIFREALLDTESWTSPEVLAMQESYIQHLLMQRQRLDLLPAALDLLRYHFHHAETSLGPEVLPAESTPEPAEAWRRPWRLAAGARLIPFHYEIVDLLDMEGAELEEIAAMLRPVGSVALFIRRGSEVWCESLEEDFQRLLKGSDGIHSPETIFAGGIETEQGQEMLAFALAEGLLVSTS from the coding sequence ATGGGCATCGGCAGCATCACATTTCTGACCCTTCATGTCAGGCCCTCGGCCCAGGCCGTCCCGCTGGCGGCAGGATGCCTGGCGGCTGCCCTGCCGCCGGAGCGCCAACGAGATTGCCGGCTGCTCGACTTCACCCTCAGGGACCCGATCGAACGGATTGTCGCGGCGGTGGTAGACACCGATCCCGACCTGCTGGTACTGCCGGTCTATGTCTGGAACCGTCGGCAGCTGGCCGCCGTGGTACGCAACATCAGGCGCAACCGCCCGCAACTGAAAATTCTGGCCGGCGGCCCGGAGGCCTCCGCCCGGCCGGCGGCTCTGCTGGCGGAAGGGATCTGCGACCTGGTCCTGCGCGGCGAGGGAGAGACGACTTTTCCCGAACTGGTGGACGCACTCGACCGAGATGACGGCTGGCAGCAAATGGCGGGACTGTGCTGGCTGGAGGCGGAAGGGATGCGGGTGAATCCTTTCCCTGCGACCCCGCTCGCTCCGGAGCAGCTCCCTTCCCCCTGGCTTTCCGGCGTCCTGAAGCCGCAGCCTGGCGGCGGCGTGCTCTGGGAAACGGCACGCGGCTGCGCCTTCGGCTGCGATTTCTGCTTCGACGCCGGCGGCCAGCGCCGGGTTCGTCCCCTGCCGGATGAACGCCTGGAGGCGGAGCTCGAACTGTTTTGCGAGGCGGGGGTGGGACAGGTCTGGATCCTCGACTCGACCTTCAACCATCCTCCGCAGCGAGGCAAAAAATTGCTGCAACTGCTGCGGGACAGAGCGCCCGGCATCCACTTTCACCTGGAAGCCAAGGCCGATTTTCTCGACCGTGAGACCGCCGCCCTGCTGGCGGAGATCGACTGCTCGGTGCAGGTCGGGCTGCAATCGGCCGACCCCGACGTGCTGCGCCGGGTTCACCGCCCCTTCAATCCCCGCGTCTTCGTCCAGGCGATGAATCTGCTCAACAGCGAACAGGTCACCTACGGCCTCGACCTCATCTATGGCCTGCCGGGAGACGATTTCGCGGGCTTCTGCCGCAGCCTCGACTTCGCCCTCGGCTTCGCCCCCAATCATCTCGACATCTTCCCCCTGGCCATCCTGCCGGGAACCGACCTGGCATCCCGCGCCGAACGGGAAGGGATCGTCTGGCAGCAGGAACCGCCCTACGAAATCAGGGCGACACCACAGCTGCCGGAAGAAGACCTGGAACGCTGCCGCGAGCTGGCGGCGGCCGTCGACCTGTTCTACAACACCGGGCGGGCCGTCGGCCTGCTGCCGGGACTGCTGCAAAGCCTCGGCGTCGAGGCGGTCGATTTCTTTCAGGACTTCACCCGCTGGCTGAAAGAAGAACAGGGGATTTTCCGTGAAGCGCTGCTCGACACCGAATCCTGGACCAGTCCCGAGGTGCTGGCCATGCAGGAAAGCTACATCCAGCACCTGCTCATGCAGCGGCAGCGGCTCGACCTGCTGCCGGCCGCCCTCGACCTGCTGCGCTACCATTTTCATCATGCCGAAACCAGCCTGGGCCCGGAAGTCCTGCCGGCCGAAAGCACTCCCGAGCCGGCCGAAGCCTGGCGGCGCCCCTGGCGCCTGGCGGCGGGGGCCCGGCTGATTCCCTTTCACTACGAAATCGTCGACCTGCTCGACATGGAAGGCGCCGAGCTGGAGGAGATCGCCGCCATGCTGCGGCCGGTCGGGTCGGTCGCCCTGTTCATCCGCCGGGGCTCTGAGGTCTGGTGCGAATCGCTCGAGGAGGATTTTCAGCGCCTGCTCAAAGGCAGCGACGGCATCCACAGCCCGGAGACAATCTTCGCCGGCGGCATCGAAACGGAACAGGGACAGGAAATGCTCGCCTTCGCCCTGGCCGAAGGACTGCTCGTTTCCACGTCCTGA
- a CDS encoding patatin-like phospholipase family protein → MFRRSSRTALVLAGGGIMGAAYEIGCLTALDQLFAEPFNVNRFDFYVGVSAGSVIASLIANDIPPATLFRAISRDEKTVFNWQRRDIYRLDTLGLLACCGRVLTRSWHIWRSYRRNRSRFSLHDLFYILQEQFPAGIFSLRPMQQFLCRSFQKEGLCDDFRRLKRPLFIPSYDLDSGRRVVFGDKEHSNVHICEAITASSAIPFFFQPQKVGGRYYIDGNIGRISHIDIAIEQGAKLIFLVNPRVPMVNDPARICLPSLSYGHCASITELGISVSWEQAQRIETREKLELAMAYYRRAHPDVDIVTFEPGPEESLLFFQSPMSQQARNQTMHYGYHLTLGQLNNRHQKLQRLLEKHRIPVEDGPLTDRAAELTV, encoded by the coding sequence ATGTTCCGACGTTCAAGCAGAACAGCGCTGGTGCTCGCCGGCGGCGGCATCATGGGCGCAGCCTACGAAATAGGCTGCCTGACCGCGCTCGACCAGCTCTTCGCCGAGCCGTTCAACGTTAACCGGTTCGATTTCTACGTCGGCGTCAGCGCCGGTTCGGTCATCGCCAGCCTCATCGCCAACGACATTCCGCCAGCCACCCTGTTCCGGGCCATTTCGCGGGACGAAAAAACGGTCTTCAACTGGCAGCGACGCGACATCTACCGCCTCGACACCCTCGGCCTGCTCGCCTGCTGCGGCCGGGTACTGACCAGAAGCTGGCACATCTGGCGCAGCTATCGCCGCAACCGTTCCCGTTTCAGCCTGCACGACCTCTTCTACATTCTGCAGGAACAGTTTCCCGCAGGCATCTTCTCGCTCAGGCCGATGCAGCAGTTTCTCTGCCGCTCCTTCCAGAAAGAAGGACTGTGCGACGATTTTCGCCGGCTTAAGCGCCCCCTTTTCATCCCGAGCTATGATCTCGACAGCGGCCGGCGGGTGGTGTTCGGCGACAAGGAACACAGCAACGTCCATATCTGCGAGGCGATCACCGCCTCCAGTGCCATCCCCTTCTTCTTCCAGCCGCAGAAGGTCGGCGGCCGCTACTACATCGATGGCAACATCGGTCGCATCAGCCACATCGACATCGCCATCGAACAGGGGGCAAAACTGATCTTTCTGGTCAACCCGCGGGTGCCCATGGTCAACGATCCGGCACGCATCTGCCTGCCCTCCCTTTCCTACGGACACTGCGCCAGCATCACCGAACTGGGCATCAGCGTCAGCTGGGAGCAGGCGCAACGGATCGAAACCAGGGAGAAGCTCGAACTTGCCATGGCTTACTACCGACGGGCGCATCCGGATGTCGATATCGTCACCTTCGAGCCCGGCCCGGAAGAATCGCTCCTCTTCTTTCAGAGCCCGATGAGTCAGCAGGCGCGCAACCAGACCATGCACTACGGCTACCACCTGACCCTGGGGCAGCTCAACAACCGTCACCAGAAGCTGCAGCGTCTGCTCGAAAAACACCGGATTCCGGTCGAGGACGGTCCGCTGACCGACCGGGCGGCCGAACTGACGGTCTGA
- a CDS encoding MXAN_5187 C-terminal domain-containing protein — protein MDERRKMLLQLDELEQEMRKLEIRYDQYFSGIEKREPMKQRDALARRIRQLTSRHVVQTDVRFRLQGLATRFHTYTNYWDRILRLMDEGKFERGTGRIPPPAPPRASQPETTSDPTERVYRELVSAYEQTGSGRIPTREQVQALLERQKEKIRQKFGDREIDFIVVTDGGKPKLKVRAKKAT, from the coding sequence ATGGACGAACGTCGGAAGATGCTGCTGCAGCTGGACGAGCTGGAGCAGGAAATGCGCAAACTCGAAATCCGCTACGACCAGTACTTCAGCGGCATCGAAAAAAGGGAACCGATGAAACAGCGGGACGCCCTGGCCCGGCGCATCCGGCAGCTGACCAGCCGCCACGTGGTGCAGACGGACGTACGCTTTCGCCTGCAGGGCCTGGCCACCCGCTTTCACACCTACACCAACTACTGGGACCGCATCCTGCGGCTGATGGACGAAGGGAAATTCGAACGGGGCACCGGCCGCATCCCGCCTCCGGCTCCGCCCCGGGCGTCGCAGCCGGAAACGACATCCGACCCGACCGAGCGCGTCTACCGGGAACTGGTCTCCGCCTACGAGCAGACCGGCAGCGGTCGAATTCCCACCCGCGAACAGGTCCAGGCCCTGCTCGAACGACAGAAGGAGAAAATCCGCCAGAAATTCGGCGACCGCGAAATCGACTTCATCGTCGTCACCGACGGCGGCAAACCCAAACTGAAGGTCCGGGCGAAAAAAGCGACCTGA